One window of Helicobacter winghamensis ATCC BAA-430 genomic DNA carries:
- a CDS encoding valine--tRNA ligase, with amino-acid sequence MQKTESIQKATSYDPKEVETQYYEFWEKSGYFEIDGNRAIQKSGKNFCIMLPPPNVTGSLHIGHALNHTLIDIITRFKRMDGYKTLWQPGLDHAGIATQNVVEKQLLAQGVKKESLGREEFIKKVWEWKEKSGGMILNQMRKLGSSPAWSRTRFTMDEGLQNAVKEAFVKLYDGGLIVQGEYLVNWCTHDGALSDIEVEYKENNGKLYYLRYFLEDSKDYVVVATTRPETYFGDSAVMVNPQDERFKHLIGKSVVLPLLGRKIPVIADSYVDMEFGTGAVKVTPAHDVNDYEVGKRHNLEQIVVFDKYGILNENAGEFAGLERLEARKSIIEKLESLGFVEKIEDYKNQVGHCYRCGNVVEPYISKQWFLKKEVAQGAIEKINANISNFYPQQWKNNYNAWMRELRDWCISRQLWWGHQIPVFYCESCGGQFASVDIPKACKHCQSDKIMQDPDVLDTWFSSALWPFSTLGYANGEFGKEELWNPSDMQEFYPNSLLITGFDILFFWVARMLMMGEHLLNELPYPDIYLHALVRDEFGNKMSKSKGNVIDPLEKIEEYSADVLRFTLAILCAQGRDVKLSSKQMEVSKNFTNKLYNAANFLLLNAESFPSLSELGAPKTPLGQYFAELLSQNIKEVREHLESYRFNDGANTLYRFLWNEFCDWGIELSKADKDSILELGAIFKEALLLLHPYMPFISDYLWHKLDGTKLEQSGSIMVRQFPSFSYTNAENFTTFGKIIDSIVSLRRAKATIDLANQKIAKGYVNVEIPQSMHALFTSYVCKLAKVESLEIVQEKIPNCIVDIAEKVESYLPIADIDLSPIIMRLEKQAQKTQKEIEKLEGMLKNEKFVANAPKAVLETNQNTLAEQQQKLEKITQELKTLRP; translated from the coding sequence ATGCAAAAAACAGAATCTATACAAAAGGCGACTTCTTATGATCCTAAAGAAGTAGAAACGCAATATTATGAGTTTTGGGAGAAGTCAGGATATTTTGAGATTGATGGGAATAGGGCAATCCAAAAAAGTGGCAAAAACTTTTGTATTATGCTTCCGCCACCAAATGTTACAGGGAGTTTGCATATTGGACACGCACTAAATCATACGCTTATTGATATTATCACGCGATTTAAAAGAATGGATGGCTATAAAACGCTGTGGCAACCGGGTTTAGATCACGCTGGGATTGCTACACAAAATGTTGTAGAGAAGCAGCTTTTAGCACAGGGTGTTAAAAAAGAGAGTTTGGGGCGTGAAGAATTTATTAAAAAAGTGTGGGAGTGGAAAGAAAAAAGTGGGGGAATGATTTTAAATCAAATGCGCAAACTTGGAAGCTCACCTGCTTGGAGTAGAACGCGTTTTACTATGGATGAAGGCTTGCAAAATGCAGTTAAAGAAGCTTTTGTGAAGCTTTATGATGGGGGGTTAATTGTTCAAGGGGAATATTTAGTGAATTGGTGCACACACGATGGTGCATTATCAGATATTGAAGTGGAGTATAAAGAAAACAATGGCAAGTTGTATTATCTCCGCTACTTTTTAGAAGATAGCAAGGATTATGTTGTGGTAGCTACAACGCGTCCGGAGACTTATTTTGGTGATAGTGCGGTAATGGTAAATCCGCAAGATGAGCGTTTTAAGCATTTAATTGGAAAAAGCGTTGTGTTGCCACTGCTTGGACGAAAGATTCCCGTTATTGCGGATTCTTATGTGGATATGGAGTTTGGAACAGGGGCGGTTAAGGTAACGCCCGCACACGATGTGAATGATTATGAAGTAGGAAAACGCCATAATTTAGAGCAAATTGTGGTTTTTGATAAATATGGAATCTTGAATGAAAATGCAGGGGAATTTGCTGGATTGGAACGATTGGAGGCAAGAAAAAGTATTATAGAAAAACTAGAATCGCTTGGATTTGTAGAAAAAATTGAAGATTATAAGAATCAAGTGGGGCATTGTTATCGCTGTGGAAATGTTGTAGAACCTTATATTTCTAAGCAATGGTTTTTAAAAAAAGAAGTAGCACAAGGCGCGATAGAAAAAATCAATGCAAATATTAGTAATTTTTATCCGCAGCAATGGAAAAATAACTACAATGCTTGGATGCGTGAATTGCGTGATTGGTGTATTTCAAGACAACTTTGGTGGGGACATCAAATTCCTGTGTTTTATTGTGAGAGTTGTGGAGGGCAGTTTGCAAGCGTGGATATTCCCAAAGCGTGCAAGCATTGTCAAAGTGATAAAATTATGCAAGATCCTGATGTGTTAGATACTTGGTTTAGCTCGGCTTTATGGCCCTTTTCAACGCTTGGATATGCAAATGGTGAGTTTGGTAAGGAAGAATTGTGGAATCCTAGTGATATGCAAGAATTTTATCCAAACTCGCTTTTAATTACTGGGTTTGATATTTTATTTTTTTGGGTGGCTAGAATGTTAATGATGGGAGAGCATTTGTTAAATGAGCTTCCTTACCCTGATATTTATTTGCACGCACTTGTGCGCGACGAATTTGGTAATAAAATGAGTAAATCTAAGGGGAATGTGATTGATCCTCTTGAGAAGATTGAGGAATATAGCGCAGATGTGTTGCGCTTTACTTTGGCAATTCTTTGTGCGCAGGGGCGTGATGTCAAACTCTCATCTAAACAAATGGAAGTCTCTAAAAATTTTACTAATAAACTTTATAATGCAGCAAATTTCTTGCTTTTAAATGCAGAGAGTTTTCCAAGTTTAAGTGAGCTTGGCGCTCCAAAAACTCCTCTTGGACAATATTTTGCCGAGCTTTTAAGTCAAAATATTAAAGAAGTGCGTGAGCATTTAGAATCGTATCGTTTTAATGATGGCGCAAACACGCTGTATCGCTTTTTGTGGAATGAGTTTTGCGATTGGGGGATTGAACTAAGTAAGGCAGATAAGGATTCTATACTTGAGCTTGGGGCGATTTTTAAAGAAGCCTTACTATTGCTTCATCCTTATATGCCTTTTATTAGTGATTATTTGTGGCATAAACTTGATGGAACTAAGTTAGAACAAAGTGGCTCTATTATGGTGCGCCAATTTCCTAGTTTTAGTTACACAAATGCGGAGAATTTTACAACTTTTGGAAAAATTATTGATTCTATTGTGTCTTTACGCCGCGCAAAAGCGACAATTGATTTAGCCAATCAAAAGATTGCTAAAGGCTATGTGAATGTGGAGATTCCACAATCTATGCACGCGTTATTTACTAGCTATGTTTGCAAACTTGCAAAGGTGGAATCCCTAGAGATTGTGCAAGAAAAGATTCCAAATTGTATTGTGGATATTGCTGAAAAAGTAGAATCGTATTTACCTATTGCAGATATTGATTTATCACCTATTATTATGCGCTTGGAAAAACAAGCGCAAAAAACACAAAAAGAAATTGAAAAACTTGAAGGAATGTTAAAAAATGAAAAATTTGTAGCAAATGCTCCAAAAGCAGTGCTTGAGACAAACCAAAATACACTTGCCGAACAGCAGCAAAAGTTAGAGAAAATTACACAAGAACTAAAAACATTGCGCCCCTAA
- the fliW gene encoding flagellar assembly protein FliW, with protein sequence MKSEKFQVKSPILGFDNANEVSFAEVDDGALAFLSMENGAELLLINPYKVREYSFEVPTAIQTLLEMKSNSNVKVFCVFVREKEAEVRINFLAPIILNFDNNTLAQVVLNAKDYPNFGVAESIKNYIKA encoded by the coding sequence ATGAAAAGTGAAAAATTTCAGGTAAAATCCCCAATTCTAGGATTTGACAATGCAAATGAAGTAAGTTTTGCAGAAGTAGATGATGGTGCATTAGCGTTTCTATCAATGGAGAATGGGGCAGAATTACTGCTTATTAACCCTTACAAAGTGCGTGAATATTCCTTTGAAGTTCCAACAGCAATCCAAACTCTATTAGAGATGAAATCTAACTCTAATGTAAAAGTTTTTTGTGTGTTTGTGCGCGAAAAAGAAGCAGAAGTGCGTATCAATTTCCTAGCACCTATTATTCTAAACTTTGACAACAACACACTTGCGCAAGTTGTGTTAAATGCAAAAGATTATCCAAATTTTGGCGTAGCAGAGTCTATTAAGAATTACATTAAAGCATAG
- a CDS encoding ATP-dependent helicase, translating into MPLSNLNPQQKEACQAPSGHNLVIASAGTGKTSTIVGRISFLLQNGILPNEILLLTFTNKAASEMLSRLSTKFDAKIVKTIEAGTFHAVAYRFLKAKDSIVLKQPRELKVLFKSLYDKRIFLNASETTPYSANYLYDLFSLYFNATITENFTDWLERKNPQQLEYVEIYLDVWEEFKTLKQEYRYVDYNDLLLNYKTSLLQNTQSPLFKEVLVDEYQDTNPLQDSILQALNPPSLFCVGDYDQSIYAFNGADISIIGSFKERYTNGKIFSLTKNYRSTEPILNLANRVIEKNPRIYPKKLEVVKDKNFGNPALLVYDELFLQYAGIANKIKLSNRPYSEIAVIFRNNSSADGIEASLRELGIPSKRKGGVSFFDSKEVVYMLNLCTLLFNPKDMMAFIHTLSHAKGIGNAVAKDIYEALILLGNGDLRQGILHPDKTIKEPYKKGIQNTQLGLFDDFLEFNNTARFHTLPLENDFKSNAILSHPKITKDGAEFLNALYCFFKFFNAYDKPYNLIAKTQALPIFQIVAQKLAKERAITKEGVILEEKRLEALEKINRKISLLRDLATHYEDIGRFLNAMILGSSEMSEGEGVHLLSIHASKGLEFGEVYIVDLMEGRFPNKKLMQQGGSLEEERRLFYVAVTRAKENLYLSYAKKDILKNIHYEGSIFLYEAGLLNKRLT; encoded by the coding sequence TTGCCCTTATCAAATCTCAACCCCCAACAAAAAGAAGCTTGCCAAGCTCCAAGCGGGCATAATCTAGTTATAGCTTCAGCTGGTACTGGCAAGACTTCCACAATAGTTGGAAGAATCTCTTTTTTACTTCAAAATGGAATCTTACCTAATGAGATTTTACTCTTAACTTTTACCAATAAAGCCGCTTCGGAAATGCTCTCACGCCTTAGCACAAAGTTTGATGCAAAAATCGTCAAAACCATTGAAGCAGGCACTTTTCATGCTGTTGCTTATCGGTTTTTAAAGGCTAAGGATTCCATAGTTTTAAAACAACCACGAGAGCTCAAAGTGCTTTTTAAAAGCCTTTATGATAAACGAATTTTTTTGAATGCTTCAGAGACCACTCCTTATAGTGCAAACTATTTATATGATTTATTTTCACTTTATTTTAATGCGACGATTACCGAGAATTTCACAGACTGGCTAGAACGCAAAAATCCCCAACAACTAGAATATGTAGAGATTTATTTAGATGTTTGGGAAGAATTTAAGACTTTAAAGCAAGAATACCGCTATGTAGATTACAATGATTTACTGCTAAATTACAAAACAAGCTTATTGCAAAATACACAATCCCCTTTATTTAAAGAAGTTTTAGTTGATGAATATCAAGATACCAATCCCTTGCAAGATTCCATTTTACAGGCTTTAAACCCGCCTTCACTCTTTTGCGTTGGCGATTATGATCAGAGTATTTATGCTTTTAATGGAGCAGATATTAGTATCATAGGAAGCTTTAAAGAGCGCTACACAAATGGTAAAATCTTTAGTCTAACTAAAAATTACCGCTCCACAGAGCCAATTTTAAACCTTGCAAACCGCGTGATTGAAAAAAATCCACGCATTTACCCCAAAAAACTTGAAGTGGTTAAAGATAAAAACTTCGGCAATCCAGCACTTCTAGTTTATGATGAACTCTTTTTGCAATACGCTGGAATTGCAAACAAAATCAAACTCTCAAACCGCCCTTATAGTGAAATTGCTGTGATTTTTAGAAACAACTCAAGTGCCGATGGTATTGAAGCTAGCCTAAGAGAGCTTGGAATTCCATCTAAGCGTAAAGGTGGCGTAAGCTTTTTTGATTCTAAAGAAGTTGTGTATATGTTAAACCTTTGCACCTTGCTTTTTAATCCAAAGGATATGATGGCATTTATCCACACTCTAAGCCACGCAAAAGGAATCGGAAATGCCGTTGCTAAAGATATTTATGAAGCTTTGATTCTTTTAGGAAATGGGGATTTAAGGCAGGGGATTTTACACCCTGATAAAACAATCAAAGAACCCTATAAAAAAGGAATCCAAAACACACAATTAGGACTCTTTGATGATTTTTTAGAGTTTAACAACACAGCACGATTCCACACATTGCCTTTAGAAAACGACTTTAAAAGCAATGCTATTTTAAGCCATCCAAAGATCACCAAAGATGGAGCAGAGTTTTTAAACGCCTTATATTGTTTTTTTAAATTTTTCAATGCCTATGATAAACCTTATAATCTTATTGCAAAAACTCAAGCGCTCCCCATTTTTCAAATTGTTGCCCAAAAGCTTGCAAAAGAAAGAGCAATTACAAAAGAAGGCGTAATTCTAGAAGAAAAACGCCTAGAAGCCCTAGAAAAAATCAATCGCAAAATATCACTCTTAAGAGACTTAGCCACACATTATGAAGACATCGGACGCTTTTTAAATGCAATGATTCTAGGTTCTAGCGAGATGAGCGAAGGAGAAGGTGTGCATCTCCTTAGCATTCACGCCAGCAAAGGACTAGAGTTTGGCGAAGTGTATATTGTAGATTTAATGGAAGGTAGATTCCCTAATAAAAAGCTAATGCAGCAAGGTGGGAGCCTAGAGGAAGAGCGCAGACTCTTTTATGTGGCAGTAACCCGTGCTAAAGAAAATCTCTATCTAAGTTATGCCAAGAAAGATATTCTAAAAAACATTCACTATGAAGGCTCTATTTTTCTTTATGAAGCTGGACTCTTAAACAAGCGTTTAACTTAA
- a CDS encoding c-type cytochrome codes for MQRIILTLQQEKQIKQNKSLSYQIQQALQQNKQSKQQIKQVKQINKQNKKTSYEVFKTTLTSFLGLCLLGSLNLAQAKDNFNPSKEYKQNCSICHGANGLKAPPGGRETQLIGAMLKDYVYQRLIDYASDKGGTPGNNFIMFAVMDEYQYTKEEIKQLAEYITDLGHKEME; via the coding sequence ATGCAAAGAATAATACTAACTTTACAACAAGAGAAACAAATAAAACAAAACAAAAGTCTAAGCTATCAAATACAGCAGGCTTTACAACAAAATAAACAAAGCAAACAACAAATAAAACAAGTTAAACAAATCAACAAACAAAACAAAAAGACTTCCTATGAAGTCTTTAAAACAACACTAACTTCTTTTTTAGGATTATGTTTATTAGGAAGTTTAAATCTTGCACAAGCAAAAGACAATTTTAATCCTAGTAAAGAATATAAACAAAATTGTTCTATCTGTCATGGAGCAAATGGATTAAAAGCTCCACCTGGAGGTAGAGAAACACAACTTATTGGTGCAATGCTAAAAGATTATGTGTATCAAAGACTTATTGATTATGCAAGTGATAAAGGAGGAACACCGGGAAATAACTTTATTATGTTTGCAGTAATGGATGAATACCAATACACTAAAGAAGAAATCAAACAACTAGCAGAGTATATTACAGATTTAGGGCATAAGGAGATGGAGTAG
- a CDS encoding autotransporter outer membrane beta-barrel domain-containing protein, translating into MLAGGQLNSNYGVYGFYINLENSKRENNTTSTDTDSTSYLAGLTYYNAFHRFSNKELYVSLNTMLGTTKSDVSMIDSDSYKDDFDFDSLNYGAELRAGVNIYNVLTNSYWTPELGLIYTGMAVDSYEIKHTKLTEYYDKTTINLLEGVAGLRFHHAYNQTTRFNAALGAKFRLYDDAKSQMKIAGETLANPLFATRDIKLPDTSYYVQFGLVKLLGDNVELSLNYQGNFAKDIQGHTAFARIGYWW; encoded by the coding sequence TTGCTAGCTGGAGGACAATTAAATTCTAATTATGGAGTTTATGGCTTTTATATTAATTTAGAAAACTCTAAGAGAGAAAACAACACAACAAGCACAGATACAGATAGCACAAGTTATTTAGCAGGATTAACTTATTACAATGCCTTCCATAGATTTTCTAATAAAGAACTCTATGTTAGTCTTAATACAATGCTAGGAACTACAAAGAGTGATGTCTCTATGATAGATAGTGATTCTTATAAAGATGATTTTGACTTTGATTCATTAAATTATGGAGCAGAACTAAGAGCTGGAGTTAATATTTATAATGTCTTAACTAATAGTTATTGGACACCAGAGTTAGGTTTAATCTATACAGGAATGGCAGTAGATTCTTATGAGATTAAACATACAAAGCTTACAGAATATTATGATAAAACAACAATTAATCTCTTAGAAGGGGTTGCAGGATTAAGATTCCATCACGCTTATAATCAAACTACACGCTTTAATGCAGCACTAGGAGCTAAGTTTAGACTCTATGATGATGCAAAAAGTCAAATGAAAATTGCAGGAGAGACATTAGCAAATCCTTTGTTTGCTACAAGAGATATTAAACTTCCAGATACTTCTTATTATGTGCAATTTGGTCTTGTTAAACTTCTAGGAGATAATGTAGAGTTAAGTCTAAACTATCAAGGAAACTTTGCAAAAGATATTCAAGGACATACTGCCTTTGCTAGAATTGGATATTGGTGGTAA
- a CDS encoding S24 family peptidase, protein MDMEEIIEKLKDILASEGQKSVKTIDVAKALNIHPDTFNSMKFRNSIPYKQILNFLEKRNISINYFFFGSSPKESLQSEDKYRILKLYKTNASLGGGGINEFVECQEIIIDNALLHFFQSQNCELITSFGESMEPIIKDGSICVLDKIKPFKDKGIYGVNTREGLFVKQVFKQENGVILHSLNPIYQDLFFENGEYLIIGRVIAEIRKI, encoded by the coding sequence ATGGATATGGAAGAGATTATAGAGAAGCTAAAGGATATTCTAGCAAGCGAAGGACAAAAGAGTGTTAAAACCATTGATGTAGCCAAAGCATTAAATATACACCCTGATACTTTTAATAGTATGAAGTTTAGAAACTCAATTCCCTACAAACAGATTCTAAACTTCTTAGAAAAAAGAAACATTAGCATTAACTACTTTTTCTTTGGAAGTTCTCCTAAAGAATCCTTGCAAAGCGAGGATAAATACCGCATACTAAAGCTTTATAAAACTAATGCAAGTCTTGGTGGAGGCGGGATTAATGAGTTTGTAGAATGCCAAGAAATCATAATAGATAATGCACTGCTTCATTTCTTTCAAAGCCAAAATTGTGAATTAATTACAAGCTTTGGAGAATCTATGGAACCTATAATCAAAGATGGCTCTATTTGTGTGCTAGATAAGATAAAACCCTTTAAAGACAAAGGAATCTATGGAGTTAATACAAGAGAGGGGCTTTTTGTTAAACAAGTTTTTAAACAAGAAAATGGAGTGATTTTACATTCTTTAAATCCTATCTATCAAGATTTATTTTTTGAAAATGGAGAGTATTTAATAATTGGCAGGGTTATTGCAGAGATTAGAAAGATATGA
- a CDS encoding DNA adenine methylase, whose amino-acid sequence MENANFKMKTSTLKPPFAWIGGKSKLAKEIIGKMPHHTCYCEVFGGSLAVLYAKERPFSKYNEVINDANEDLINLHKIIQTRPQSLQIELNRMLNGREFFLDSIYKKPRNAIEKAALYYYSIVHSFGGARNHYAMCKKARSPKNIYKSFQVYSKRLKPVSIESLDFREFIKHYDSDSTLFYVDPPYVGTESYYKNKKTFDREDHKDLCKLLKNIKGKFILSYNDCELVRELYKDFTIEVLETHYKFNMQTQNVKRNELIIRNF is encoded by the coding sequence ATGGAAAATGCAAACTTTAAGATGAAAACTAGCACATTAAAACCACCATTTGCTTGGATAGGTGGGAAATCTAAATTGGCAAAAGAGATTATAGGGAAAATGCCCCATCATACTTGTTATTGTGAAGTCTTTGGAGGAAGCTTAGCAGTGCTTTATGCCAAAGAGCGTCCTTTTTCAAAATACAATGAGGTAATCAATGATGCCAATGAGGATTTAATCAATTTGCACAAAATCATTCAAACACGCCCGCAAAGCCTCCAAATAGAATTAAATAGAATGCTAAATGGGAGAGAATTTTTCTTAGACTCCATTTATAAAAAGCCGCGCAATGCAATAGAAAAAGCTGCACTTTATTATTATTCCATTGTGCATAGCTTTGGAGGGGCTAGAAATCATTATGCAATGTGCAAGAAAGCAAGAAGCCCAAAGAATATTTATAAGAGTTTTCAGGTGTATTCTAAAAGATTAAAGCCTGTGAGTATTGAGAGTTTAGACTTTAGAGAGTTTATCAAGCATTATGATAGTGATTCTACTTTGTTTTATGTAGATCCACCCTATGTTGGCACAGAGAGTTATTACAAAAATAAGAAGACCTTTGATAGAGAAGACCATAAGGATTTATGCAAACTCCTTAAAAATATCAAAGGTAAATTCATCTTAAGCTATAATGATTGTGAGTTAGTAAGAGAGCTTTATAAGGACTTTACAATAGAAGTATTAGAGACACATTATAAGTTTAATATGCAAACACAGAATGTGAAGAGAAATGAGCTTATTATTAGAAACTTTTAG
- a CDS encoding phage late control D family protein translates to MVNKPSFKLLAKGKDITQRIQKNLISLSFEDKAKDESDEISLTLNGLYARAPFGDSLELWLGYEERLNKCGTFALNSFSKNYTSNITEIRATAINFASNVKVKKDRAFENTNLAEIAKKIAQENNLRHKVEVCAKTFIKYELQNNISDMEFIYSLCAKYGYLACIKEQTLIIIEQKSAALDGEKGAATKGESNLTHTLTLGDLFDLQINIKNRNNYTGVRVSYQDIQSGTIKSVLCGKEHLVYELKIAPAKSESEALAQGMAKLNQLNIGVYEGSFSTKGANIRAGANLIIKGISEKATFSIKDVRHELNSSGYRISVNFEG, encoded by the coding sequence ATGGTAAATAAGCCTTCCTTTAAACTTCTAGCCAAAGGCAAGGATATTACACAAAGAATACAAAAGAACCTTATTAGTCTTAGCTTTGAAGATAAGGCAAAAGATGAAAGCGATGAGATTAGCCTAACGCTTAATGGATTGTATGCAAGAGCGCCCTTTGGGGATAGTTTAGAATTATGGTTAGGGTATGAAGAGAGACTTAATAAATGTGGAACTTTCGCGCTTAATTCTTTTAGCAAAAATTATACAAGCAATATAACAGAAATTCGGGCAACTGCGATAAATTTTGCAAGCAATGTAAAGGTGAAAAAAGATAGAGCTTTTGAAAATACTAATCTAGCAGAAATTGCAAAAAAGATAGCACAAGAAAACAATCTAAGGCACAAGGTAGAAGTTTGCGCTAAAACTTTCATAAAATATGAACTTCAAAATAATATTAGCGATATGGAGTTTATCTATTCTTTGTGCGCTAAATATGGTTATTTAGCTTGCATTAAAGAGCAAACACTGATTATTATAGAGCAAAAAAGTGCGGCATTAGATGGGGAAAAAGGAGCAGCAACCAAAGGGGAGTCAAATCTCACTCACACACTAACTTTGGGTGATTTGTTTGATTTACAGATTAATATCAAAAATCGCAATAACTACACGGGCGTTAGAGTGAGCTATCAAGATATACAAAGTGGCACAATTAAAAGTGTGCTTTGTGGCAAAGAACACCTAGTGTATGAACTAAAAATTGCACCCGCTAAAAGCGAGAGTGAAGCATTAGCGCAAGGAATGGCAAAATTAAATCAATTAAATATTGGCGTATATGAAGGCTCATTTAGCACTAAGGGAGCTAATATAAGAGCAGGAGCAAATTTAATCATTAAAGGCATTTCTGAAAAGGCAACTTTTAGTATTAAAGATGTAAGGCACGAGTTAAATTCTAGTGGATATAGGATAAGCGTTAATTTTGAAGGTTAG
- a CDS encoding tail protein X — protein sequence MNKVYIAKEGERLDKVVYNHYGNLEYFNAVLEVNPKLTPLLKNGDKVIFPKIEIKENKEVALW from the coding sequence ATGAATAAAGTCTATATTGCAAAAGAGGGAGAGAGATTGGATAAAGTCGTGTATAACCATTATGGAAATTTAGAGTATTTTAATGCGGTGCTTGAAGTCAATCCTAAACTCACTCCACTTTTAAAAAATGGAGATAAAGTAATTTTTCCAAAAATAGAAATTAAAGAAAATAAAGAGGTAGCATTATGGTAA
- a CDS encoding phage tail protein has product MIFSLGDFKFSALHTDELSISLDYGIGSNERINNHPCLFNAKKESQTLNISGKTIPLKDGSNYLGKLKEMGRSGKSFSLCSANGIYHGRFAIKSIEEKQSTFIEGSGFLEQSFSLSLERDFDE; this is encoded by the coding sequence ATGATTTTTTCTTTAGGGGATTTTAAATTTAGCGCATTACACACAGATGAGCTTAGTATTAGTTTAGATTATGGCATAGGGAGTAATGAGCGTATCAATAATCACCCTTGTTTGTTTAATGCCAAAAAAGAAAGTCAAACTTTAAATATAAGTGGCAAAACAATTCCACTAAAAGATGGGAGCAACTATTTGGGCAAATTAAAAGAGATGGGAAGAAGTGGTAAGTCTTTTTCTCTTTGTTCTGCAAATGGGATTTATCACGGGAGATTTGCCATTAAGAGCATAGAAGAGAAACAAAGCACTTTTATAGAAGGAAGCGGATTTTTAGAGCAAAGCTTTAGTCTAAGTTTAGAAAGGGATTTTGATGAATAA
- a CDS encoding phage tail tape measure protein gives MLSTLNNASDDVKNQFLSLGLVPEQLSAYFKQDAGEAVKVLLNQIKTLPKDSMTDFLNSVFGTGAAGMMQNLVDNTGKYEEALKSLSATKMGGLNSEFNKLNSSTNANLEKLTTSISNLTASLGAALAPAISMIAKTLSVVVNAIRWFVDTFPNLSAAIGTLVVGLIASSVAMTAFKTGMLIARLAMAQFAFSLNAITAAFNILKIAFLTNPIGLILIAIAGIATLVVLNWERVKTWFIGFINWLKPLWQPVANFVKAVFMGWVNAFKYFVNIFKSLSGGAASFFKAVFTPIRNFFVGLFSGIFDWFSKKIEWVSQQIGKLTRLGGKIANFFGFGKEEESQNNTKQEKKKEEKALNSTKGYTKELKTASIPPIKNTQQSVKNSSISVNINGTFNIATQNGVFDLGAFAKEVERAVIDAISKNNDKQKQTTIWG, from the coding sequence GTGCTATCTACCTTAAATAATGCAAGCGATGATGTAAAAAATCAATTCTTATCTTTAGGGCTTGTGCCAGAGCAACTAAGTGCTTATTTCAAACAAGATGCAGGGGAAGCTGTAAAAGTGCTTCTTAACCAAATAAAAACTTTGCCAAAAGATTCTATGACTGATTTTTTAAATTCTGTTTTTGGAACAGGTGCAGCAGGAATGATGCAAAATTTAGTGGATAATACAGGCAAATATGAAGAAGCCCTAAAGTCTTTAAGTGCTACTAAAATGGGAGGCTTAAATTCTGAGTTTAATAAGCTAAATTCTAGCACTAATGCAAACTTAGAAAAACTGACAACTTCTATTAGTAATCTAACAGCAAGTTTGGGTGCTGCTTTAGCCCCAGCTATTAGTATGATTGCTAAAACTTTGAGTGTTGTTGTTAATGCAATACGATGGTTTGTAGATACTTTTCCAAATTTAAGCGCAGCAATTGGAACTCTTGTAGTGGGTCTTATTGCATCTAGTGTTGCAATGACTGCTTTTAAGACAGGAATGCTCATAGCACGACTTGCAATGGCACAATTTGCTTTTTCTTTAAATGCAATCACTGCTGCTTTTAATATTCTAAAAATAGCATTTTTAACCAATCCTATTGGATTAATTTTAATAGCAATTGCTGGGATTGCAACTTTGGTGGTGTTAAATTGGGAAAGGGTTAAAACTTGGTTTATAGGTTTTATCAATTGGTTAAAGCCCTTGTGGCAACCTGTTGCAAATTTTGTAAAAGCAGTGTTTATGGGCTGGGTTAATGCGTTTAAGTATTTTGTAAATATTTTTAAAAGTTTAAGTGGTGGGGCGGCTAGTTTTTTTAAAGCAGTTTTTACTCCTATTAGAAATTTTTTTGTGGGTTTATTTTCTGGCATATTTGATTGGTTTTCTAAAAAAATAGAATGGGTAAGCCAGCAAATAGGAAAGCTAACAAGACTTGGAGGCAAAATTGCAAACTTTTTTGGCTTTGGAAAAGAGGAAGAATCGCAAAATAATACAAAGCAAGAAAAGAAAAAGGAAGAAAAAGCTTTAAATTCCACAAAAGGATATACAAAAGAGTTAAAAACTGCAAGTATCCCACCTATAAAAAATACTCAACAAAGCGTGAAAAATAGCTCTATAAGTGTGAATATCAATGGAACTTTTAACATTGCTACTCAAAATGGCGTATTTGATTTAGGAGCATTTGCAAAAGAAGTAGAAAGGGCAGTGATAGACGCAATTTCTAAAAACAACGACAAACAAAAACAAACCACAATTTGGGGGTAA